A single region of the Gossypium arboreum isolate Shixiya-1 chromosome 12, ASM2569848v2, whole genome shotgun sequence genome encodes:
- the LOC108460858 gene encoding microtubule-associated protein 70-2-like isoform X2, translating into MNPFLVLYPISFSGCLVASLTDELSRMEEKLKLAESLLESKNLEIKKINDEKKASMAAQFAAEATLRRVHAAQKDDDMPPIEAILAPLEAELKLSRQEIAKLQDDNKALDRLTKSKEAALLEAERTVQVALAKASMVDDLQNKNQELMKQIEICQEENKILDKMHRQKVAEVEKLTQTVRELEEAVLAGGAAANAVRDYQRKVQEMNEERKTLDRELARAKVTANRVATVVANEWKDSNDKVMPVKQWLEERRFLQGEMQQLRDKLAITERTAKSEAQLKEKYQLRLRVLEESLRGSSNSVSRSTSDGRSMSNGPSRRQSLGGADSFSKLASNGFLPKRSPSFQLRSSLSSSTVLKHAKGTSKSFDGGTRSLDRAKTLFNGSGSNISFNQPSEGAKEGEAPSTAIPDDFQPVDKEDNVPGVLYDLLQKEVIALRKAGHEKDQSLKDKDDAIEMLAKKVETLTKAMEVEAKKMRREVAAMEKEVSAMRVEKEHGNRAKRFGNSKGSAAQLLTGRNASRSGLTRSTQ; encoded by the exons ATGAATCCTTTTTTGGTGCTTTATCCAATTTCATTTTCAGGTTGCCTTGTAGCATCt CTCACTGATGAGCTCTCAAGAATGGAGGAGAAGCTTAAATTGGCAGAATCTCTTCTTGAAAGCAAG AACCttgaaatcaagaaaataaatGATGAGAAGAAGGCATCCATGGCTGCTCAGTTTGCAGCTGAGGCCACTTTGCGAAGGGTTCATGCCGCTCAAAAGGATGATGATATGCCTCCAATTGAAGCCATTCTTGCACCCTTGGAAGCTGAGCTGAAGCTTTCTCGGCAAGAG ATTGCAAAACTTCAAGATGATAACAAGGCCCTTGATCGTCTAACTAAATCAAAAGAAGCAGCTTTACTTGAAGCTGAAAGGACTGTACAAGTTGCGTTGGCCAAAGCATCCATGGTGGATGACCTCCAAAACAAAAATCAGGAGTTGATGAAGCAGATAGAAATTTGCCAG gaagagaacaaaattttggacaaaatgcATCGCCAAAAGGTTGCGGAGGTTGAGAAGCTTACACAAACAGTAAGGGAGCTGGAAGAGGCTGTTCTTGCTGGCGGTGCTGCTGCAAATGCTGTTAGGGATTACCAGCGGAAAGTTCAGGAGATGAAT GAGGAAAGAAAAACTCTTGATCGAGAGCTAGCACGTGCAAAAGTAACTGCTAATAGGGTTGCCACAGTTGTAGCAAATGAGTGGAAAGATTCTAATGACAAAGTGATGCCTGTAAAACAATGGCTGGAAGAACGAAGATTCTTGCAG GGAGAAATGCAGCAACTTCGGGACAAGCTTGCTATAACTGAGCGTACGGCAAAATCTGAAGCTCAGTTGAAA GAGAAATATCAATTGCGTCTTAGAGTTCTAGAAGAGAGCTTGAGAGGATCTTCTAATAGTGTTAGTCGCAGTACATCAGATGGAAGAAGCATGAGCAATGGGCCTTCTAGGCGTCAGTCTCTTGGTGGAGCTGATAGCTTCTCAAAACTTGCATCCAATGGGTTTTTACCCAAGAGATCTCCGAGCTTTCAACTGAGATCCTCTTTGTCTTCTAGTACAGTGTTGAAGCATGCTAAAGGAACATCAAAGTCATTTGATGGAGGCACAAGATCATTAGACAGAGCTAAAACGCTTTTTAATGGGTCAGGCTCAAATATTTCATTCAACCAGCCTTCTGAAGGAGCCAAGGAGGGTGAAGCACCAAGTACTGCAATTCCTGATGATTTCCAGCCAGTTGACAAAGAGGATAATGTTCCAGGAGTATTGTATGATTTGTTGCAGAAAGAGGTCATAGCTTTGAGGAAAGCAGGTCACGAGAAAGATCAAAGTCTCAAGGATAAGGATGATGCAATTGAG ATGCTTGCTAAGAAGGTAGAAACATTGACTAAGGCAATGGAAGTTGAGGCTAAAAAGATGAGAAGAGAAGTGGCTGCCATGGAGAAAGAGGTTTCTGCCATGCGTGTGGAGAAAGAACATGGGAATAGGGCCAAGCGGTTTGGTAACTCCAAGGGATCTGCTGCTCAGCTGCTTACTGGAAG AAATGCATCTCGGAGTGGGTTAACACGCAGCACTCAATGA
- the LOC108460858 gene encoding microtubule-associated protein 70-4-like isoform X1, which yields MAEISREAAEIGSNGRSDSPVRMSLTTAVVAPPLAVSASFKESGWKGSSRRKVVRPSFDADNEFITLLHGSDPVKVELNRLENEVRDKDRELGEAQAEIKALRMSERQREKAVEELTDELSRMEEKLKLAESLLESKNLEIKKINDEKKASMAAQFAAEATLRRVHAAQKDDDMPPIEAILAPLEAELKLSRQEIAKLQDDNKALDRLTKSKEAALLEAERTVQVALAKASMVDDLQNKNQELMKQIEICQEENKILDKMHRQKVAEVEKLTQTVRELEEAVLAGGAAANAVRDYQRKVQEMNEERKTLDRELARAKVTANRVATVVANEWKDSNDKVMPVKQWLEERRFLQGEMQQLRDKLAITERTAKSEAQLKEKYQLRLRVLEESLRGSSNSVSRSTSDGRSMSNGPSRRQSLGGADSFSKLASNGFLPKRSPSFQLRSSLSSSTVLKHAKGTSKSFDGGTRSLDRAKTLFNGSGSNISFNQPSEGAKEGEAPSTAIPDDFQPVDKEDNVPGVLYDLLQKEVIALRKAGHEKDQSLKDKDDAIEMLAKKVETLTKAMEVEAKKMRREVAAMEKEVSAMRVEKEHGNRAKRFGNSKGSAAQLLTGRNASRSGLTRSTQ from the exons ATGGCGGAGATTTCCCGCGAAGCAGCGGAGATAGGGAGCAATGGAAGGAGTGATTCGCCGGTGAGGATGTCGTTGACCACGGCGGTAGTAGCTCCGCCGTTGGCGGTGTCGGCTTCGTTCAAGGAGAGTGGATGGAAAGGTTCGTCGAGGAGGAAAGTTGTTAGACCTAGCTTCGATGCGGATAATGAGTTCATTACGTTGCTTCACGGGTCGGATCCGGTGAAAGTTGAGCTTAATCGGCTGGAGAATGAAGTTAGAG ATAAAGATAGAGAACTGGGAGAAGCACAAGCAGAAATTAAGGCATTGAGGATGTCTGAAAGACAAAGAGAAAAGGCTGTTGAAGAG CTCACTGATGAGCTCTCAAGAATGGAGGAGAAGCTTAAATTGGCAGAATCTCTTCTTGAAAGCAAG AACCttgaaatcaagaaaataaatGATGAGAAGAAGGCATCCATGGCTGCTCAGTTTGCAGCTGAGGCCACTTTGCGAAGGGTTCATGCCGCTCAAAAGGATGATGATATGCCTCCAATTGAAGCCATTCTTGCACCCTTGGAAGCTGAGCTGAAGCTTTCTCGGCAAGAG ATTGCAAAACTTCAAGATGATAACAAGGCCCTTGATCGTCTAACTAAATCAAAAGAAGCAGCTTTACTTGAAGCTGAAAGGACTGTACAAGTTGCGTTGGCCAAAGCATCCATGGTGGATGACCTCCAAAACAAAAATCAGGAGTTGATGAAGCAGATAGAAATTTGCCAG gaagagaacaaaattttggacaaaatgcATCGCCAAAAGGTTGCGGAGGTTGAGAAGCTTACACAAACAGTAAGGGAGCTGGAAGAGGCTGTTCTTGCTGGCGGTGCTGCTGCAAATGCTGTTAGGGATTACCAGCGGAAAGTTCAGGAGATGAAT GAGGAAAGAAAAACTCTTGATCGAGAGCTAGCACGTGCAAAAGTAACTGCTAATAGGGTTGCCACAGTTGTAGCAAATGAGTGGAAAGATTCTAATGACAAAGTGATGCCTGTAAAACAATGGCTGGAAGAACGAAGATTCTTGCAG GGAGAAATGCAGCAACTTCGGGACAAGCTTGCTATAACTGAGCGTACGGCAAAATCTGAAGCTCAGTTGAAA GAGAAATATCAATTGCGTCTTAGAGTTCTAGAAGAGAGCTTGAGAGGATCTTCTAATAGTGTTAGTCGCAGTACATCAGATGGAAGAAGCATGAGCAATGGGCCTTCTAGGCGTCAGTCTCTTGGTGGAGCTGATAGCTTCTCAAAACTTGCATCCAATGGGTTTTTACCCAAGAGATCTCCGAGCTTTCAACTGAGATCCTCTTTGTCTTCTAGTACAGTGTTGAAGCATGCTAAAGGAACATCAAAGTCATTTGATGGAGGCACAAGATCATTAGACAGAGCTAAAACGCTTTTTAATGGGTCAGGCTCAAATATTTCATTCAACCAGCCTTCTGAAGGAGCCAAGGAGGGTGAAGCACCAAGTACTGCAATTCCTGATGATTTCCAGCCAGTTGACAAAGAGGATAATGTTCCAGGAGTATTGTATGATTTGTTGCAGAAAGAGGTCATAGCTTTGAGGAAAGCAGGTCACGAGAAAGATCAAAGTCTCAAGGATAAGGATGATGCAATTGAG ATGCTTGCTAAGAAGGTAGAAACATTGACTAAGGCAATGGAAGTTGAGGCTAAAAAGATGAGAAGAGAAGTGGCTGCCATGGAGAAAGAGGTTTCTGCCATGCGTGTGGAGAAAGAACATGGGAATAGGGCCAAGCGGTTTGGTAACTCCAAGGGATCTGCTGCTCAGCTGCTTACTGGAAG AAATGCATCTCGGAGTGGGTTAACACGCAGCACTCAATGA
- the LOC108460858 gene encoding microtubule-associated protein 70-2-like isoform X3, whose protein sequence is MEEKLKLAESLLESKNLEIKKINDEKKASMAAQFAAEATLRRVHAAQKDDDMPPIEAILAPLEAELKLSRQEIAKLQDDNKALDRLTKSKEAALLEAERTVQVALAKASMVDDLQNKNQELMKQIEICQEENKILDKMHRQKVAEVEKLTQTVRELEEAVLAGGAAANAVRDYQRKVQEMNEERKTLDRELARAKVTANRVATVVANEWKDSNDKVMPVKQWLEERRFLQGEMQQLRDKLAITERTAKSEAQLKEKYQLRLRVLEESLRGSSNSVSRSTSDGRSMSNGPSRRQSLGGADSFSKLASNGFLPKRSPSFQLRSSLSSSTVLKHAKGTSKSFDGGTRSLDRAKTLFNGSGSNISFNQPSEGAKEGEAPSTAIPDDFQPVDKEDNVPGVLYDLLQKEVIALRKAGHEKDQSLKDKDDAIEMLAKKVETLTKAMEVEAKKMRREVAAMEKEVSAMRVEKEHGNRAKRFGNSKGSAAQLLTGRNASRSGLTRSTQ, encoded by the exons ATGGAGGAGAAGCTTAAATTGGCAGAATCTCTTCTTGAAAGCAAG AACCttgaaatcaagaaaataaatGATGAGAAGAAGGCATCCATGGCTGCTCAGTTTGCAGCTGAGGCCACTTTGCGAAGGGTTCATGCCGCTCAAAAGGATGATGATATGCCTCCAATTGAAGCCATTCTTGCACCCTTGGAAGCTGAGCTGAAGCTTTCTCGGCAAGAG ATTGCAAAACTTCAAGATGATAACAAGGCCCTTGATCGTCTAACTAAATCAAAAGAAGCAGCTTTACTTGAAGCTGAAAGGACTGTACAAGTTGCGTTGGCCAAAGCATCCATGGTGGATGACCTCCAAAACAAAAATCAGGAGTTGATGAAGCAGATAGAAATTTGCCAG gaagagaacaaaattttggacaaaatgcATCGCCAAAAGGTTGCGGAGGTTGAGAAGCTTACACAAACAGTAAGGGAGCTGGAAGAGGCTGTTCTTGCTGGCGGTGCTGCTGCAAATGCTGTTAGGGATTACCAGCGGAAAGTTCAGGAGATGAAT GAGGAAAGAAAAACTCTTGATCGAGAGCTAGCACGTGCAAAAGTAACTGCTAATAGGGTTGCCACAGTTGTAGCAAATGAGTGGAAAGATTCTAATGACAAAGTGATGCCTGTAAAACAATGGCTGGAAGAACGAAGATTCTTGCAG GGAGAAATGCAGCAACTTCGGGACAAGCTTGCTATAACTGAGCGTACGGCAAAATCTGAAGCTCAGTTGAAA GAGAAATATCAATTGCGTCTTAGAGTTCTAGAAGAGAGCTTGAGAGGATCTTCTAATAGTGTTAGTCGCAGTACATCAGATGGAAGAAGCATGAGCAATGGGCCTTCTAGGCGTCAGTCTCTTGGTGGAGCTGATAGCTTCTCAAAACTTGCATCCAATGGGTTTTTACCCAAGAGATCTCCGAGCTTTCAACTGAGATCCTCTTTGTCTTCTAGTACAGTGTTGAAGCATGCTAAAGGAACATCAAAGTCATTTGATGGAGGCACAAGATCATTAGACAGAGCTAAAACGCTTTTTAATGGGTCAGGCTCAAATATTTCATTCAACCAGCCTTCTGAAGGAGCCAAGGAGGGTGAAGCACCAAGTACTGCAATTCCTGATGATTTCCAGCCAGTTGACAAAGAGGATAATGTTCCAGGAGTATTGTATGATTTGTTGCAGAAAGAGGTCATAGCTTTGAGGAAAGCAGGTCACGAGAAAGATCAAAGTCTCAAGGATAAGGATGATGCAATTGAG ATGCTTGCTAAGAAGGTAGAAACATTGACTAAGGCAATGGAAGTTGAGGCTAAAAAGATGAGAAGAGAAGTGGCTGCCATGGAGAAAGAGGTTTCTGCCATGCGTGTGGAGAAAGAACATGGGAATAGGGCCAAGCGGTTTGGTAACTCCAAGGGATCTGCTGCTCAGCTGCTTACTGGAAG AAATGCATCTCGGAGTGGGTTAACACGCAGCACTCAATGA